One region of Polaribacter pectinis genomic DNA includes:
- the hpf gene encoding ribosome hibernation-promoting factor, HPF/YfiA family, whose translation MKVFTQSVNFNADNELIKFVEKKVESLVKYHDKIVDAEVFLKVQNTSDKENKITEIKINIPGSELIVKRETKTFEEGVNAAVDNLKRQLKRSKEKHRDSLTS comes from the coding sequence ATGAAAGTATTCACACAGTCAGTTAATTTTAATGCAGATAATGAGTTAATTAAATTTGTAGAAAAAAAGGTAGAATCTTTGGTTAAGTATCATGATAAGATAGTAGATGCAGAGGTTTTTTTAAAAGTTCAAAATACCAGTGATAAAGAAAATAAAATAACAGAAATTAAAATAAATATACCTGGAAGTGAATTAATTGTAAAAAGAGAAACAAAAACCTTTGAAGAAGGTGTAAATGCGGCTGTAGACAATTTAAAAAGGCAGTTAAAAAGATCAAAAGAGAAGCATAGAGATTCTTTAACTTCATAA
- the tuf gene encoding elongation factor Tu — translation MAKGTFDRSKPHLNIGTIGHVDHGKTTLTAAITKVLADAGFSEARSFDQIDNAPEEKERGITINTSHVEYQTANRHYAHVDCPGHADYVKNMVTGAAQMDGAILVVAATDGPMPQTREHILLGRQVGIPRIVVFLNKVDMVDDEELLELVDMEVRELLSFYEYDGDNGPVVSGSALGALNGEQKWVDTVLELMAQVDAWIEEPLREVDKDFLMPVEDVFSITGRGTVATGRIETGIANTGDVVDIIGMGAEKMTSTITGIEMFRQILDRGEAGDNAGILLRGIAKEDIKRGMVICKPGSVTPHAKFKAEVYILKKEEGGRHTPFHNNYRPQFYVRTTDVTGTINLPSGVEMVMPGDNLTITVDLIQAIALNVGLRFAIREGGRTVGAGQVTELLD, via the coding sequence ATGGCAAAAGGAACTTTTGACCGTTCGAAACCACACTTAAACATTGGTACTATCGGACACGTAGATCACGGTAAAACAACTTTAACTGCGGCTATTACTAAAGTATTAGCTGATGCAGGATTCTCTGAAGCTAGATCTTTTGATCAGATTGATAATGCTCCGGAAGAAAAAGAAAGAGGTATTACAATTAACACTTCTCATGTAGAGTATCAAACAGCAAATCGTCACTATGCACACGTTGACTGTCCAGGTCACGCGGATTATGTAAAGAACATGGTTACTGGTGCTGCTCAAATGGATGGAGCTATTTTAGTGGTTGCGGCTACTGATGGTCCAATGCCACAAACAAGAGAGCATATATTATTAGGTCGTCAGGTTGGTATTCCACGTATCGTTGTTTTCTTAAACAAGGTTGATATGGTTGACGATGAAGAACTTTTAGAATTGGTAGATATGGAAGTTAGAGAATTATTATCTTTCTATGAGTATGATGGAGATAATGGTCCTGTAGTTTCAGGTTCTGCTTTAGGAGCATTAAATGGTGAGCAAAAATGGGTTGATACTGTGTTAGAATTAATGGCGCAAGTTGATGCTTGGATTGAAGAGCCTTTAAGAGAGGTTGATAAAGATTTCTTAATGCCAGTTGAGGACGTATTTTCAATTACTGGTCGTGGAACTGTAGCTACAGGTCGTATCGAAACAGGTATTGCTAATACTGGAGATGTTGTTGATATTATTGGTATGGGTGCTGAAAAAATGACATCTACTATTACTGGTATCGAAATGTTCCGTCAAATTTTAGATAGAGGTGAGGCTGGAGATAATGCAGGTATCTTATTAAGAGGTATTGCAAAAGAAGATATCAAAAGAGGAATGGTAATCTGTAAGCCAGGTTCTGTAACTCCACATGCTAAATTTAAGGCTGAGGTTTATATCCTTAAAAAAGAAGAAGGTGGACGTCATACTCCATTCCATAACAACTATCGTCCACAGTTCTATGTAAGAACTACAGATGTAACAGGTACAATTAATTTACCTTCAGGAGTTGAAATGGTAATGCCAGGTGATAACTTAACAATTACTGTAGACTTAATTCAAGCAATTGCATTAAATGTTGGTTTACGTTTTGCAATCCGTGAGGGTGGTAGAACTGTAGGAGCAGGTCAGGTAACTGAATTATTAGATTAA
- the secE gene encoding preprotein translocase subunit SecE, with the protein MNFIQYIKDSFDELNNHMTWISKEDAQKTTVTVAVFTILFALAVAGIDYVFQTGLDNFFGMFKSN; encoded by the coding sequence ATGAACTTTATTCAATATATCAAAGATTCTTTTGACGAATTAAATAACCATATGACGTGGATTTCTAAAGAAGACGCTCAAAAGACAACTGTAACTGTAGCTGTTTTTACAATTTTGTTTGCATTAGCAGTAGCTGGTATAGATTATGTTTTTCAAACGGGATTAGATAACTTTTTTGGAATGTTTAAATCTAATTAA